One Synechococcus sp. JA-2-3B'a(2-13) genomic window carries:
- a CDS encoding PAM68 family protein has translation MGKSSRQSKTFRRRSPSASVEVEQKPAKKEPVAVIPPEVSRRMVRRILVFSGIPSGLGLSSFFVNYYLLTNHVVALPPYFTLAESLTLFGLGFLGISYGVFSASWDPEPGSLLGIGEFRRNLGNIIQQWRESAARSSESSDSREA, from the coding sequence GTGGGCAAATCCAGCCGCCAGTCCAAAACCTTTCGCCGTCGCTCCCCCTCCGCCTCTGTTGAGGTGGAGCAGAAGCCGGCCAAGAAGGAGCCTGTTGCCGTGATTCCCCCTGAGGTCAGCCGGCGGATGGTGCGGCGGATCCTGGTGTTTTCTGGGATCCCTTCGGGGCTAGGTCTGAGCAGCTTTTTTGTGAATTACTATCTCTTGACCAACCATGTGGTCGCTCTGCCCCCTTACTTCACCTTGGCGGAGTCGCTAACTTTGTTTGGCCTTGGTTTTTTGGGCATCAGCTACGGTGTGTTCTCGGCTTCCTGGGATCCCGAGCCGGGATCCCTGCTGGGAATTGGAGAATTCCGGCGCAATTTGGGCAACATCATCCAACAGTGGAGGGAATCTGCTGCTCGATCTTCTGAATCTTCTGACTCTAGGGAAGCCTAA
- the rpsO gene encoding 30S ribosomal protein S15: protein MALLQQEKQQIIESYRLHDTDTGSAEVQVALLTSRINQLSQHLQRNPKDFNSRRGLLMMIGRRKRLLNYIAKHSPDRFRELAERLNIRVKK, encoded by the coding sequence ATGGCCTTATTGCAACAAGAGAAGCAGCAGATCATTGAGAGCTATCGACTGCACGACACCGACACCGGTTCTGCCGAGGTTCAGGTGGCTCTGCTCACCAGTCGCATCAACCAGCTCTCTCAGCACCTTCAGAGAAACCCGAAGGATTTCAACTCCCGCCGCGGCCTGCTGATGATGATCGGTCGTCGCAAGCGTTTGCTCAACTACATCGCCAAGCATTCTCCTGACCGCTTCCGGGAGCTGGCCGAACGGCTGAACATCCGGGTGAAAAAGTAG
- a CDS encoding HEAT repeat domain-containing protein, with amino-acid sequence MTTTSGDPPALPALLELLNSQDLGNRLRAVNKARELPGSEALTLLQRAITDENARVRYAAISQMGTLSGVDPNLLLPILQRSLREDPEFDVRAAAAAALGDLKQPQALADLLEAYRRETEWLVRFSIIAALGELGNPAAFDTLVEALQDKSELITTAAAAALGDLGDPRAIPYLDPLIDSDDWQLRYRVCIALAKLGTEAARAGLTRLAQDSQEQVAVHARAALGSL; translated from the coding sequence ATGACAACAACCTCTGGGGATCCTCCGGCACTGCCCGCTTTGCTGGAGCTGTTGAACTCACAAGACTTGGGAAATCGGCTGCGCGCCGTCAACAAGGCCAGAGAGCTGCCAGGGTCAGAAGCCTTGACGCTGTTGCAGCGAGCAATCACCGACGAGAATGCCCGCGTCCGTTATGCTGCCATCAGCCAGATGGGCACCCTGTCTGGCGTCGATCCGAACCTACTGTTGCCCATTTTGCAGCGCTCTTTGCGAGAGGATCCGGAGTTCGATGTGCGGGCTGCTGCCGCCGCTGCCCTGGGGGATCTCAAGCAGCCACAGGCCCTGGCCGATCTCCTGGAAGCTTATCGGCGAGAAACGGAGTGGCTGGTACGGTTTAGCATCATCGCTGCCCTGGGAGAGCTGGGGAACCCTGCCGCCTTCGACACTCTGGTGGAAGCTTTGCAGGACAAGAGCGAGCTGATCACCACAGCCGCTGCCGCTGCCTTGGGCGATCTGGGGGATCCGCGGGCCATCCCCTACCTGGATCCCCTCATTGATTCCGACGACTGGCAACTGCGCTACCGCGTCTGCATTGCCCTGGCCAAGTTGGGAACAGAAGCCGCTCGCGCCGGACTGACCCGGCTGGCCCAGGATTCCCAAGAACAGGTGGCCGTACATGCCCGGGCTGCCTTGGGATCCCTGTAG
- the apcD gene encoding allophycocyanin subunit alpha-B, translated as MSVINQIIETADDQLRYLSVSELEAIRNYMTTGERRLQIAQVLAENKKRIIDQAQKQLFAKRPEYVQPGGNAYGDKRYNQCLRDYDWYLRLVTYGIIAGSKEPIESIGLIGVREMYNALNVPIAGMIDAIVFLKEAALSLLEPAAAAEAAPYFDYIINAMS; from the coding sequence GTGAGCGTGATCAACCAGATCATCGAGACCGCGGATGACCAGCTGCGTTACCTCTCAGTTAGCGAACTGGAAGCCATCAGGAATTACATGACCACCGGCGAGAGGCGCTTGCAAATCGCTCAGGTGTTAGCAGAAAACAAAAAGCGCATCATTGACCAGGCCCAGAAGCAGCTATTCGCCAAGCGGCCCGAGTACGTGCAACCCGGTGGCAATGCCTACGGTGACAAGCGCTACAACCAATGTTTGCGAGATTACGACTGGTATCTGCGTCTGGTGACCTATGGCATTATTGCCGGCAGCAAAGAGCCGATTGAGTCTATCGGCCTGATAGGGGTGCGGGAAATGTACAATGCCCTCAACGTACCCATCGCCGGCATGATCGATGCGATTGTCTTTTTGAAGGAAGCTGCCCTCAGCTTGTTGGAGCCGGCGGCAGCCGCTGAAGCCGCCCCTTACTTTGACTACATCATCAATGCCATGAGCTAG
- a CDS encoding type IV pilus twitching motility protein PilT codes for MGSRPVNAKSPPNPILGRPLPPGVAVAPPQVPVPVPDPVAPPRMPPPTPAPAAAARPPVSPPVPTPAAPPFAPPARPTAAGRIPVAPAAPAGLTLRQLVQEAYDKGYSDIHLGVGEVPRFRDRGQMLLTNYPVTTTEMFYGWLRESLPESQIRQFEECLELDTAIQYEGLVRCRVNCFVSLLGPAMVMRLIPLKILTLEQLRAPEVLKRIAEEHKGLVLVTGPTGSGKSTTLAAMVDYINSNFPKHIISIEDPIEFVHQSKKSMVRQREVGIHTLEFANALKASLREDPDIILIGEMRDRETVDIALKAGQTGHLVFGTLHTNSAVRTIERLLGIYKPEEQEPMRLQLAETLVAIIAQTLVRTTDGKRAAAHEIMRNTDAIRDYIKRGAVDEIEELIADGSYEGMCTMNQSLFRLYQEGRITEEVCLEAAPRRNEMAQWLRGRI; via the coding sequence ATGGGATCCCGGCCTGTCAACGCCAAAAGCCCCCCCAACCCCATTCTGGGTCGGCCCCTTCCTCCTGGTGTGGCTGTCGCTCCCCCTCAGGTGCCTGTGCCTGTGCCCGATCCTGTCGCTCCCCCTCGAATGCCCCCGCCCACTCCGGCTCCGGCTGCTGCTGCTCGGCCTCCAGTGTCGCCACCTGTCCCCACTCCTGCTGCCCCGCCTTTTGCGCCACCAGCTCGCCCAACGGCTGCCGGTCGGATCCCAGTGGCTCCAGCTGCTCCTGCGGGCCTGACCCTGCGCCAACTGGTGCAGGAAGCCTATGACAAAGGCTACTCAGATATTCATTTGGGGGTAGGAGAAGTGCCCCGCTTTCGGGATCGGGGGCAAATGCTTTTGACCAACTACCCGGTCACCACCACCGAGATGTTCTATGGCTGGCTGCGGGAAAGCCTGCCGGAGAGCCAAATTCGCCAGTTTGAGGAATGTTTGGAACTGGATACTGCCATCCAGTACGAGGGTTTGGTGCGGTGTCGGGTCAACTGCTTTGTTTCCCTTCTTGGCCCGGCTATGGTGATGCGTCTGATCCCGTTGAAAATTTTGACGCTGGAGCAGTTGCGGGCGCCGGAAGTCTTGAAGCGCATTGCCGAAGAGCACAAAGGCTTGGTTTTGGTGACCGGCCCCACCGGATCCGGTAAGTCCACAACCTTGGCAGCGATGGTGGACTACATCAATTCCAACTTTCCCAAACACATCATTTCCATTGAGGATCCCATCGAGTTCGTCCACCAGAGCAAGAAATCGATGGTGCGGCAGCGGGAGGTCGGGATCCACACCCTGGAATTTGCCAATGCCCTGAAAGCCTCTCTGCGGGAAGATCCGGACATCATCCTGATTGGGGAGATGCGGGATCGAGAGACAGTGGATATTGCCCTGAAGGCCGGCCAGACGGGCCACTTGGTCTTTGGAACCCTGCACACCAACAGCGCCGTCCGCACCATCGAGCGTCTGCTGGGGATTTACAAGCCGGAAGAACAGGAGCCGATGCGTCTGCAGCTGGCAGAAACCCTGGTGGCGATCATCGCTCAAACCCTGGTGCGCACCACCGATGGCAAGCGAGCTGCGGCCCACGAGATCATGCGCAACACCGATGCCATTCGGGACTACATCAAGCGGGGGGCGGTGGACGAAATTGAGGAGCTGATCGCCGACGGCTCCTATGAGGGCATGTGTACCATGAATCAATCCCTGTTTAGGCTTTACCAAGAGGGGCGGATTACCGAAGAGGTGTGTCTGGAGGCTGCCCCACGCCGCAATGAGATGGCCCAATGGCTGCGAGGCCGGATCTAG
- the folE gene encoding GTP cyclohydrolase I FolE, whose protein sequence is MTLAKPGSGSQSRMDDKAHFKSRVIRDRATFAEEELGSSDVSDPAMVAAVETLLRGIGEDPQREGLRKTPERVVAALKFLTSGYRQSLEELLNSAIFDEGHDEMVLLRDVSLFSLCEHHLLPFIGKAHVAYIPKQKVVGLSKIARIVEMYSRRLQVQERLTRQIAEALMEVLDPYGVGVVIEATHMCMVMRGVQKAGSWTVTSSMVGVFQEDPRTREEFLSLIRHPSNF, encoded by the coding sequence ATGACCCTTGCGAAACCCGGATCTGGCTCGCAATCTCGAATGGATGACAAAGCCCATTTCAAGTCTCGGGTGATTCGAGATCGAGCCACTTTTGCGGAAGAAGAATTGGGTAGCTCGGATGTCTCAGATCCGGCTATGGTGGCGGCGGTGGAGACGCTGCTGCGGGGGATCGGGGAGGATCCCCAACGGGAGGGGCTGCGAAAAACCCCGGAACGAGTGGTTGCGGCTTTGAAGTTTTTGACCAGTGGGTATCGGCAGTCTTTGGAGGAGCTACTGAACAGTGCCATCTTTGATGAGGGCCATGACGAGATGGTGCTGTTGCGGGATGTGTCTCTGTTTAGCCTGTGCGAGCACCATCTGCTGCCCTTTATCGGCAAAGCCCATGTGGCCTACATCCCCAAGCAAAAGGTGGTGGGCCTAAGCAAAATTGCCCGTATCGTCGAGATGTACTCCCGCCGCCTGCAGGTTCAGGAACGCCTGACACGGCAAATTGCTGAGGCCTTGATGGAGGTGCTGGATCCCTACGGGGTGGGGGTGGTTATCGAGGCTACCCACATGTGCATGGTGATGCGGGGGGTACAAAAGGCCGGCTCCTGGACGGTCACCAGCTCGATGGTGGGGGTGTTTCAGGAGGATCCCCGTACCCGCGAAGAGTTTCTGAGTCTCATTCGCCATCCGTCCAATTTTTAG
- a CDS encoding SDR family oxidoreductase: MSFETKFPERALITGASRGIGRAVALALARQGIAVALVARSQPDLLAVQAQIQAQGGKAAVFPMDLADLAALPQQLQALLDRFGVCDVLVNNAGMAHVGPLATLPLSDWQRVIDLNLTAAFLCAQAVLPGMRRQRCGTIVNVISIAGKRAFPNWGAYCASKFGLMGFSQALAEEERQHGIRVTSLCPGAVDTSLWDTGTVGVNFDRSKMLSPEWVADLITYIVRLPTGAVVEDLTFMPAVGAF; encoded by the coding sequence ATGAGTTTTGAGACAAAGTTTCCCGAACGTGCTCTGATTACAGGGGCCAGTCGAGGGATCGGCAGAGCTGTAGCCCTAGCCCTAGCCCGACAAGGGATAGCAGTAGCTCTGGTGGCCCGTTCCCAACCTGATCTGCTGGCGGTGCAAGCCCAAATCCAAGCCCAGGGCGGCAAGGCAGCGGTTTTTCCCATGGACTTGGCCGACTTAGCAGCTCTGCCCCAGCAGTTGCAGGCTCTCCTGGATCGATTTGGCGTCTGCGATGTCTTGGTCAATAATGCGGGCATGGCCCACGTTGGCCCTTTGGCCACCTTACCTTTGTCGGATTGGCAGCGAGTGATCGACTTGAACTTGACGGCAGCTTTTCTGTGTGCCCAAGCCGTACTTCCCGGAATGCGCCGGCAGCGCTGCGGCACGATTGTCAACGTCATCTCGATTGCGGGCAAGCGAGCTTTTCCCAACTGGGGAGCTTACTGTGCCAGCAAGTTCGGCCTAATGGGCTTTTCTCAAGCTTTGGCCGAAGAGGAACGACAGCATGGCATTCGGGTCACCAGCCTGTGCCCTGGTGCCGTGGACACGTCCCTCTGGGATACGGGCACGGTAGGGGTCAACTTCGACCGTTCCAAAATGCTCTCGCCGGAATGGGTAGCCGATTTGATTACCTATATTGTTCGGTTGCCCACAGGCGCGGTGGTGGAAGATCTCACCTTCATGCCTGCGGTGGGAGCCTTTTAG
- a CDS encoding ABC transporter ATP-binding protein, giving the protein MAESLFSPSPTAAREDPSYILQLEGISKGFPGQRQLVLREVEFRLPQGDILSIVGPSGCGKTTLLRTIAGFEQPDSGRILLGGQVVAGEGQWIPPERRGVGLVFQDFALFPHLNVLANVMFGLRPTTPFASAAGGGNRSSSTELRAELQGAAQQARERAYEVLRLVGLEDYTHRYPHELSGGQQQRVALARALAPKPSLILLDEPLSNLDVQVRYYLREEIRKILKQTQTSAIFVTHDQEEALCLSDWVAVMREGRIEQWGSPEEVYREPATRFVAEFITQANFLRCERREFGWQAEELLHIPFQALRDQPDPSLRCAELMVRQEELHLHPDPQGGIVIRDRQFLGREYRYSLITAAGKELHALAREALPVGARVHIAVGQGRLFPLAEGSSVAEKEPNRAKSKSVA; this is encoded by the coding sequence ATGGCTGAGTCTTTGTTTTCTCCAAGCCCCACTGCCGCGCGGGAGGATCCCTCCTACATCCTTCAGCTTGAGGGCATCAGCAAGGGGTTTCCCGGCCAGCGGCAGTTGGTTTTGCGGGAAGTCGAGTTTCGCCTGCCCCAAGGAGACATCCTCAGCATTGTGGGCCCATCAGGTTGTGGGAAAACCACCTTATTGCGCACCATTGCCGGATTTGAGCAGCCGGATAGCGGGCGGATCCTGCTGGGGGGGCAGGTTGTGGCTGGGGAGGGGCAGTGGATCCCACCGGAGCGACGGGGAGTGGGGCTGGTGTTTCAGGATTTTGCCCTGTTTCCCCACTTGAACGTGTTGGCCAATGTGATGTTTGGCCTCCGACCCACTACCCCGTTTGCGTCGGCGGCAGGGGGTGGCAATCGCTCCTCCTCAACTGAGTTGCGAGCTGAGTTGCAAGGCGCTGCCCAACAGGCGCGGGAACGCGCTTACGAGGTGTTGCGGTTGGTGGGCCTGGAAGACTACACCCATCGTTATCCCCACGAGCTTTCGGGTGGGCAACAGCAGCGAGTGGCTTTGGCGCGGGCTTTGGCCCCCAAGCCCAGCTTAATTCTGTTGGATGAGCCGCTGAGCAATTTGGATGTGCAGGTGCGCTACTATCTGCGGGAAGAAATCCGCAAAATCCTCAAGCAAACCCAGACCTCGGCCATTTTTGTCACCCACGACCAAGAGGAGGCTCTCTGCCTTTCCGACTGGGTGGCGGTGATGCGGGAAGGCCGTATTGAGCAATGGGGATCCCCGGAGGAGGTTTACCGGGAGCCGGCTACTCGCTTCGTGGCAGAGTTTATTACCCAGGCCAACTTTCTGCGCTGTGAGCGGCGGGAGTTTGGTTGGCAGGCTGAAGAGCTGCTGCACATCCCATTCCAGGCTTTGAGGGATCAGCCCGACCCCAGCTTGCGCTGCGCAGAGTTGATGGTTCGACAGGAGGAGTTGCATTTGCATCCTGATCCTCAGGGCGGCATTGTCATTCGGGATCGACAGTTTTTGGGGCGAGAGTACCGCTATTCCCTGATCACAGCAGCCGGCAAAGAATTGCACGCCCTAGCCCGGGAAGCCCTGCCTGTGGGCGCGCGGGTTCACATTGCTGTTGGGCAAGGTCGGCTGTTCCCCCTCGCTGAGGGGTCCTCCGTGGCTGAAAAAGAGCCAAATCGCGCAAAAAGTAAAAGTGTTGCCTGA
- a CDS encoding NUDIX hydrolase, translating into MQGSRIVAGPLENRIALAEFRVGVDAVIFSIDTEQNRLLVLLVRRREDPFRGCWALPGTLVRRSESLEAAAYRILAEKIRVRNLYLEQLYTFGGPERDPREAEDGYGVRYLSVSYFALVRFQDAELLADGVEGIAWYPADQIPPLAFDHEEICRYARRRLCAKLEYSPIAFDILPATFTLGEVYQLYGTVLGEGFSDYSNFRARLLKLGILQDTGQKSSQGTGRPATLYRFDAAAFEKIRHKPMVFV; encoded by the coding sequence ATGCAGGGATCCCGCATCGTGGCAGGCCCATTGGAGAACCGGATCGCCTTGGCGGAGTTCCGGGTGGGCGTGGATGCGGTCATTTTCTCCATCGACACTGAGCAGAATCGCCTCCTGGTGCTGCTGGTGCGGCGGCGGGAGGATCCCTTCCGCGGTTGCTGGGCCCTGCCAGGAACACTGGTGCGGCGCTCAGAATCCCTAGAAGCAGCGGCCTACCGCATCTTGGCCGAGAAGATTCGTGTTAGGAACCTCTATCTGGAGCAGCTCTACACCTTTGGGGGGCCGGAACGGGATCCCCGCGAGGCCGAGGATGGCTATGGAGTGCGCTACCTGTCGGTCAGCTACTTTGCCCTGGTGCGGTTCCAGGATGCTGAATTGCTGGCAGACGGAGTGGAGGGCATTGCCTGGTATCCCGCCGACCAGATTCCCCCCTTGGCCTTTGACCACGAAGAGATTTGCCGCTATGCCCGCCGTCGCCTCTGCGCCAAGTTGGAGTACAGCCCGATTGCCTTTGACATTTTGCCCGCCACCTTCACGCTAGGGGAGGTCTATCAGCTCTACGGCACCGTTTTGGGCGAGGGGTTCTCCGACTACTCCAATTTTCGCGCCCGCCTACTGAAACTGGGTATCTTGCAAGATACCGGCCAGAAAAGTTCCCAAGGAACAGGCAGACCGGCAACCCTCTACCGTTTTGATGCGGCTGCTTTCGAGAAAATCCGTCATAAGCCGATGGTGTTTGTCTGA
- the trxA gene encoding thioredoxin: protein MRDHDRCCFRSSPSMSAAIDIADATFEAEVLRSDIPVLVDFWAPWCGPCRMVAPVVQEIAEQYVGKVKVVKINTDENPQTASQYGIRSIPTLMLFKGGQKVDVVVGAVPKATLTTILEKHFDTPAEA, encoded by the coding sequence ATCAGAGACCATGACAGGTGTTGTTTCAGGAGTTCTCCAAGCATGTCTGCAGCAATAGATATCGCTGATGCTACCTTTGAGGCAGAGGTGCTGCGCAGCGATATTCCAGTTCTGGTTGATTTTTGGGCACCTTGGTGTGGCCCCTGTCGGATGGTGGCTCCTGTGGTTCAGGAGATAGCTGAGCAGTATGTTGGCAAAGTTAAGGTTGTAAAAATCAACACCGACGAGAACCCTCAAACTGCCAGCCAGTACGGTATTCGCAGCATTCCCACCCTGATGTTGTTCAAGGGCGGCCAGAAAGTGGATGTGGTGGTCGGCGCCGTACCCAAGGCAACTCTAACCACGATTTTGGAAAAGCACTTCGACACACCTGCCGAAGCCTGA
- a CDS encoding LOG family protein, giving the protein MTDSVSSLLQEVFSNAETRLKQLEYHPNRTAWLRILQSLQRMGSLELSRLDAKILAATLEDLEQGFAAFQNYAHQRKITVFGSARLGPESPEYRQAQLFAYCISQRGFMVMTGGGGGIMEAGNRGAGLENSFGLNIQLPFEQMANPVIAASDRVINFKYFFSRKLFFVKETDALVLFPGGFGTQDEAFECLTLMQTGKTKLMPLVLVDRTGGCYWKEWDEYVREHLLGRGLISPEDLFLYTLTDDVGDACQQIVDFYRVFHSNRYVRELLVLRLNTRLSLEALDILNEEFADILDSGRIEQTGALPEEAEEDIAHLPRLVMHFNQRNFGRLWQMVRRINKLHPEQPDPLQMRPEQK; this is encoded by the coding sequence TTGACCGATTCCGTTTCTTCCCTTCTGCAAGAAGTTTTTTCCAACGCTGAGACCCGCCTAAAGCAGTTGGAGTATCATCCCAACCGGACGGCCTGGCTGCGTATTTTGCAGTCGCTGCAGCGCATGGGATCCCTGGAGCTGAGCCGTTTAGATGCCAAGATCTTGGCGGCTACTCTTGAGGATCTGGAGCAGGGGTTTGCCGCCTTCCAAAACTATGCCCACCAACGCAAGATCACCGTTTTCGGGTCGGCACGACTGGGGCCAGAAAGTCCCGAATATCGCCAGGCCCAGTTGTTCGCCTACTGCATCAGTCAACGGGGATTCATGGTCATGACGGGGGGCGGCGGGGGCATTATGGAAGCCGGCAACCGAGGGGCAGGGCTGGAAAACTCTTTTGGGCTCAATATCCAGCTTCCCTTTGAGCAAATGGCCAATCCCGTTATTGCTGCCAGCGATCGGGTCATCAACTTCAAGTATTTCTTTTCGCGCAAGCTCTTTTTTGTTAAAGAAACCGACGCGCTGGTGCTTTTTCCCGGCGGTTTCGGCACTCAGGATGAAGCCTTTGAATGCCTAACCCTGATGCAAACCGGCAAAACCAAGCTCATGCCCTTGGTGCTGGTGGACAGAACAGGTGGCTGCTACTGGAAAGAATGGGACGAATACGTGCGGGAGCACCTGCTTGGTCGCGGCTTGATCAGCCCAGAAGATCTCTTCCTCTACACCCTAACCGACGATGTGGGAGATGCCTGTCAGCAGATTGTCGATTTTTATCGCGTCTTTCACAGCAATCGCTACGTGCGAGAGCTCCTGGTTTTGCGCTTGAACACCAGACTCTCACTGGAAGCCCTAGACATCTTAAACGAAGAGTTTGCCGATATTCTCGATTCGGGCCGGATCGAGCAAACTGGGGCCTTGCCGGAGGAAGCCGAGGAAGATATTGCCCATCTGCCACGGCTGGTGATGCACTTCAACCAGCGCAACTTCGGACGGCTATGGCAAATGGTGCGCCGGATCAACAAGCTTCACCCGGAACAGCCGGATCCTCTGCAAATGCGCCCTGAACAAAAGTAG
- a CDS encoding phosphoribosylanthranilate isomerase, producing MGRLFVKICGITRQDQAEAIAALGVSALGFIAVPNTPRYLPLSEMARWVGSLPGPVEKVGVFLDQDPRAIAAWVETVGLTAVQLHGQESPQDCQQLGEWLPGIRRIKALRVRQPQDLEVANLYRDCVEMLLLDAYHPQQAGGTGRTLNWPELARLSRERALPLPWLLAGGLNPDNVLQALSHLQPSGIDLSSGVERRPGDKDIDKVRHLLQQLGSQGWEIAPTLPPITPSATG from the coding sequence ATGGGCCGGTTGTTTGTCAAAATCTGCGGCATCACCCGTCAGGATCAGGCGGAGGCCATCGCCGCGCTGGGGGTGAGTGCCCTTGGGTTCATCGCGGTGCCCAATACCCCCCGCTATTTGCCCCTCTCGGAAATGGCTCGTTGGGTGGGATCCCTGCCCGGCCCTGTGGAAAAGGTGGGGGTCTTCCTGGATCAGGATCCCCGCGCCATCGCCGCCTGGGTGGAAACGGTGGGCCTCACGGCTGTCCAGTTGCATGGCCAAGAATCCCCGCAGGATTGTCAGCAATTGGGGGAATGGCTTCCCGGGATCCGCCGCATCAAGGCCCTGCGCGTCCGCCAGCCGCAAGATCTGGAAGTGGCCAATCTCTACCGAGACTGTGTGGAGATGCTGCTTTTGGATGCTTATCACCCCCAACAGGCGGGGGGAACGGGGCGAACCCTGAATTGGCCAGAACTTGCTCGCCTTTCGCGTGAGCGGGCTCTGCCCTTGCCTTGGCTACTGGCCGGTGGTCTGAACCCGGACAATGTTCTGCAGGCGCTCAGCCACCTGCAGCCAAGCGGCATCGACCTCTCCAGTGGTGTGGAACGTCGGCCAGGCGATAAAGACATCGACAAAGTCCGGCACCTGCTGCAGCAGCTTGGCTCCCAAGGGTGGGAGATTGCTCCTACTCTGCCGCCGATAACGCCAAGCGCAACGGGATGA
- a CDS encoding DUF4115 domain-containing protein, with amino-acid sequence MVLIVLTVGGLSALLEGTGNPFGRWLVSLSTVSREGSGQQPPAANSPDPTLSAVQPTARQLFPTLDQWTRIQGVFPEVLDAHSGGAGRKPVRLDIRVVERPSWLRVIADGQTVFEATLQPGAELNWEAEQSIVLRTGNAGGVLVTFNDRELGVMGRFGEVKELMFEPGLDIQSLQ; translated from the coding sequence GTGGTGCTGATTGTGCTGACGGTGGGGGGATTGTCGGCTCTTTTGGAAGGCACAGGCAATCCCTTTGGGCGTTGGCTGGTGAGCCTGTCAACGGTCAGTCGGGAGGGATCCGGCCAGCAACCGCCTGCTGCCAACTCCCCGGATCCCACTCTGTCGGCAGTTCAGCCCACGGCCCGCCAACTGTTTCCCACCCTCGACCAATGGACGCGCATTCAGGGCGTCTTCCCCGAGGTCTTGGATGCTCACTCAGGGGGGGCGGGGCGCAAGCCGGTGCGTCTGGATATTCGCGTTGTGGAGCGCCCTTCCTGGTTGCGGGTCATCGCCGATGGGCAAACGGTTTTTGAGGCCACCTTACAGCCAGGGGCCGAGTTGAATTGGGAAGCGGAGCAGTCAATCGTGTTGCGTACCGGCAATGCGGGCGGTGTGTTGGTGACCTTTAACGACCGGGAGCTTGGAGTGATGGGCCGATTTGGGGAAGTGAAAGAGCTGATGTTCGAGCCGGGGTTGGATATTCAGTCGCTGCAGTAG
- a CDS encoding pseudouridine synthase: protein MAEPQRLQKLLAQQGLASRRQVEAWILAGRVRVNGKVVTELGSKADPERDCIEVNGQVIPLAKDPARYVLLLHKPVGVLSTCADPWGRKTVLDLLPPSWKRQTRLYPVGRLDADSSGALLLTNDGDLTLKLTHPRYHLPKTYRVQVQGHPSQATLQHWRDGVDLEGYTTLPAEVEFCPAPDFRQREHPNCSWLRVVLFEGRNRQIRRVAERLGHPVLSLHREAIGPLGLGNLKAGQFRQLDPHELQALLAPLTGHSSSSSLGKRPLRPPARSRD from the coding sequence ATGGCAGAACCCCAACGGCTACAGAAGCTCTTGGCTCAGCAGGGATTGGCCTCGCGTCGCCAGGTGGAAGCCTGGATCCTGGCCGGGCGCGTTCGGGTCAATGGGAAGGTGGTCACTGAGCTGGGCTCCAAAGCCGACCCAGAGCGGGATTGCATCGAGGTGAATGGGCAAGTGATCCCTTTGGCCAAGGATCCGGCGCGCTATGTTTTGCTCCTGCACAAGCCAGTGGGGGTTTTGTCAACCTGTGCAGATCCTTGGGGACGCAAGACGGTGCTGGATCTGCTCCCCCCATCTTGGAAACGGCAAACCCGCCTCTACCCGGTGGGCCGGCTGGATGCGGACAGCAGTGGCGCTTTGCTGCTCACCAATGATGGCGACTTGACCTTGAAGCTGACCCATCCGCGCTATCATCTGCCCAAAACCTACCGGGTACAGGTACAAGGGCATCCGAGTCAGGCCACTCTGCAACATTGGCGAGACGGAGTAGACTTAGAGGGGTACACCACTCTGCCGGCGGAGGTGGAGTTTTGTCCTGCCCCGGATTTCCGGCAAAGGGAGCATCCCAATTGCTCCTGGCTGAGGGTGGTGTTGTTTGAGGGACGCAACCGGCAAATTCGGCGGGTGGCGGAGCGTCTTGGGCATCCGGTGCTCAGCTTACATCGGGAGGCCATTGGCCCACTGGGCTTGGGCAACCTGAAAGCAGGCCAGTTCCGCCAGTTGGATCCCCATGAGCTCCAAGCTTTGCTGGCCCCTCTCACCGGGCACAGCAGCTCATCCTCGCTCGGGAAGCGCCCTCTAAGGCCTCCGGCCCGCTCACGCGATTAG